The Toxoplasma gondii ME49 chromosome XII, whole genome shotgun sequence genome includes a region encoding these proteins:
- a CDS encoding hypothetical protein (encoded by transcript TGME49_217340~Predicted trans-membrane domain (TMHMM2.0):59-82:223-246:258-281:302-325:363-386:733-756), which produces MAAAASSRVSREAHELSPPRRSLLREVLSEAELTELGLDASADDSPTVPPSLSRKRFHALFLLSGLWILIYWSSLLALLLYIHPETRTVPPDLPQLPGVYVHPRGAGGGGGQAEGVGAETAENAGEETPRVEARRGFYQQERNADRRAASPRGSSSVGGDQSGTLRSNEQSPSSSPSSLSPSSFLPLETVRGYTTAAALHSVSASESESLPETFPRVDEFSFASWIFLVLLSGVSMAAELCVLSLLRSFAPATRRAPLLVFPLASAASSSALLSTSLTLLLDFFAHICQLGDVLFLFAVAPPLFPLPLFLCALYTVSVTSFFFLLLQLRSLLAVFPRDAFALHDGPAGCLSAPVAACGRPLLLLWGLRFLVAGVLAGLRASLCWLWRLLTCLVAFARGLSRRVAAVCRALRPAPPVLAPLGAQRRLFRRGPADCCEGDTLWGEPGDREQSLLPPGSAVSAYRHSDSESQRAGRVEEQAQVEEKQDVSSLPRAAASPAVPGDEEERLSLQSFASSSRVSARPSSGRGRQDGRASGGILQQVLHGFLQAKRPHTERAETRVTPTESPQPASRVSLLAVSRACSLSSTSFSPSGRGSSAESSLNAEQMGSEAEAEEGKGRGRREGRDRERRDDEGGAARGDAGGGEEERQRVEEERRFRVETSGEWRERENEETRENENVDGNEVMKLTNHFLLLDMAAAADTLKTHFLPAEKLEAFEFGASLLSLSRFYLGDLCLLFFLAYAVCAFGSASLPLALLLLHFVKILLQTLLFILKSDASLWELWCYDLE; this is translated from the exons ATGGCGGCAGCGGCCTCCTCGCGAGTGAGTCGGGAGGCTCACGAACTCTCCCCGCCGCGACGCTCGCTGCTGCGGGAAGTCCTGTCTGAGGCAGAGTTGACCGAGCTCGGCCTCGACGCCTCGGCCGACGACTCGCCGACTGTGCCCCCGAGTCTGTCCAGGAAACGCTTCCACGcactgttccttctctccggccTCTGGATCCTCATCTACTGGagctctctcctcgcgcttctgctgtacatacaccccgaGACCCGCACCGTGCCGCCCGACCTCCCCCAACTCcctggggtgtacgtacacccgaggggcgccggcggaggcggcgggcAGGCAGAGGGGGTtggcgcggagacagcagagaatgcaggggaggagacgccgcgcgtggaggcgagacgcggaTTTTATCAGCAGGAGAGGAACGCAGACAGACGCGCGGCATCTCCACGAGGAAGCAGTTCCGTTGGCGGCGACCAGTCTGGTACCCTTCGTTCAAACGAacagtctccttcttcctctccttcttctctctctccttcttctttccttcctctggaGACAGTCCGCGGATACACAACGGCGGCTGCATTACACAGCGTGAGCGCGTCGGAATCGGAATCTCTGCCTGAGACGTTTCCGCGAGTTGACGagttctctttcgcgtcttggatattcctcgtccttctgtcCGGTGTCTCTATGGCGGCTGAACTttgtgttctttctctgctgagGAGCTTTGCGCCTGCTACGCGTCGCGCGCCTTTGCtggtctttcctctcgcgtccgcAGCCTCGTCCTCTGCCCTCCTCTCCACAAGTCTCAcgcttctcctcgacttctttgCTCACATCTGTCAACTCGGCGatgtcctcttcctcttcgcagTCGCGCCTCCGCTCTTCCCTctgccgctcttcctctgcgctCTCTACACCGTCTCGGtcacctccttcttctttctgctcctccagTTGCGCTCACTTCTCGCGGTCTTCCCGAGGGATGCCTTTGCTCTCCACGACGGACCTGCCGGCTGTCTGAGCGCCCCTGTCGCCGCATGCGGTCGgccgctgctgctcctctGGGGGTTGCGGTTCCTCGTCGCTGGAGTCCTCGCCGGTCTCcgagcctctctctgctggctGTGGCGCCTCCTCACCTGTCTCGTCGCGTTCGCTCgcggcctctctcgccgcgtCGCCGCCGTCTGCCGCGCCCTCCGTCCTGCTCCTCCCGTCCTTGCGCCCCTCGGCGCTCAGAGGCGACTTTTCCGCCGCGGTCCCGCCGACTGCTGTGAAGGAGACACCCTTTGGGGGGAGCCCGGCGACCGCGAgcagtctctccttcctccaggctctgctgtctccgcgtaTCGGCACTCGGACTCGGAGTCTCAGCGAGCTGGACGAGTCGAGGAGCAGGCGCaagtggaggagaagcaagacgTTTCCTCGTTGCCGCGCGCTGCGGCGTCGCCGGCCGTGCcgggagatgaagaagaaaggctctctcttcagagtttcgcctcctcttctcgcgtttctgcaaGGCCTTCATCAGGCCGCGGCCGGCAGGACGGTCGCGCGTCAGGCGGCATTCTTCAGCAAGTCCTCCACGGCTTCCTGCAGGCGAAGCGCCCGCATACAGAGCGAGCAGAGACCCGCGTAACTCCGACGGAGTCTCCGCAGCCGGcgtctcgggtgtctctcctcgccgtctcgcgcgcctgctctctctcatcaacctccttctctccctctggcCGCGGCTCCAGCGCCGAGTCGTCGCTGAACGCAGAGCAAATGGgcagcgaggcagaggcagaggaaggaaagggcAGAGGTCGGAGAGAAggtcgagacagagagagaagagacgacgaagggggagcagcgagaggagacgcgggcggaggcgaagaagaacggcagAGAGTGGAAGAGGAACGTCGGTTCCGTGTGGAGACAAGTGGAGaatggagagaacgagaaaatgaagaaacgagagagaatgaaAACGTCGATGGAAACGAAGTGATGAAACTGACAAATCACTTTCTTCTACTCGACATGGCTGCAGCCGCCGACACTCTCAAAACT CATTTTCTGCCGGCTGAGAAATTGGAGGCCTTCGAGTTTGGAGcatctctgctttctctcag CCGCTTCTACTTGGGcgacctctgtctcttgttcttcctcgcctaCGCCGTCTGCGCCTTCGGCTCGGCCTCGCTTCCCCTCGCTTtgctccttctccactttgtGAAAATTCTGCTGCAGACTCTCCTTTTCATCCTCAAGAGCGACGCGTCGCTTTGGGAGCTCTGGTGCTACGACCTCGAGTAG